GGCCTCGACCAAAGTTGTTGGACGCACGagaaccttgtccacttgcctgagagctaggacgagactgagctgccgttggagtaggagttctggcagtgctgccattagcatgccctgagctggtgttggtaggattctgagggcACTGTCTGGCATAGTGgcccatctggttgcaccggaaacactAAATTGCTGACGGTCCCTGtggtgacttgaaagaggtaacactattgggcgcagtattgccactaggggcacgctgctgtggctgaggtgccgaacggttcatctgaggacgaggggcgtagcctggctggcggttagcctgagtgaccgactggtggtattgcatgggttgaccgtagcgagggcgaggtgcgcctcgggaagaatttccctgatggttagacttgcgtttcttgtattcttcggtagcctcttttctggcatcctcaagtagaagcgccttgttgatcatatgttgaaaagtggggaagtcatgagcaagcaactagagtctcattccaactgcgatctctttcaagaatttcctgatcttcttcttgtctgtgtCTACTTCCTCAGGGGtgtaccgagccaacttgttgaacatacttaggtactcattgacactgctgttgccttgcttaagtctgttgaattcctctttcttcatgtcaatagtgctttcaggcacatgagctgcacggaaagccgtagcaaactcatcccaagcaatgttagtgggttcagggtgtgcattgcagtaattctcccaccaatctacagcaggtcctcttagctggtgagaggcgtagagcgtcttctcaacaggagtacactgcactaagttgagttttctatcaacatctttcagccaatcgtcagcctcgacgggctcgacggtctgtgagaactctggcggacgagacctcagaaaatctgtcagcttggatctattgttgctcatgtgagggtggccatttccatgcgcagTATGCTGGAATCCGGCTACGGCTGCGGCTaatccttgcaagatttgtgtctgaactgccattaagtgctgcatgttgttttccacatgaggtggggaagggaggcgttcttctccagaattgtgactggcagtgcggtgagagcggtgagactgttcCATCTCTGCATCACAGGAAACCGTGCGATGCGAGCGGTTGCTGCGGCGGGGTTGCTCAACTTCTGCGTTGCGGGAAGCAGTacggtgcgaacggttgctgtggtgagactGCTCATGATTTGCTTCTGGCTCGGCTCTACCATCTTCAAAACCAAAGCGGGCTGGCGCACGGGctgcacggcgggggcggctagccatctaaactcccagaaggGGGCGGGGTAAGAatcagataagcacttaggagggcaaggagcaaagtaaatagcaactcagatagcacacactaggcataaactggatttttcaaatcataaaaacacctgatacaacgggtgtggacaagtcacagagctacgccgagcttgactgtgcgcacaccacctagaagaaccagactaccaaacaacacccacaacaaacacacgcacgcactacctcgccacgactccaaaagagttggcggcggaacaaaagggcgaaacacacggacggctgctgaacactgcctcctctactcctcgtcggcctggctgcctcctgtagtcagctcctcagttgaagaaacgtcgatcggctgacgcgaagggaccggcggaacctgtcgagggccgacagcagcacgggccgctggcggtgggggagctgggtagtggaaacggaacacggtggaagaaccaacaacacgcttccgcgcggtgcggataaagcgtgggccacggcgggaggaagcaactggggtgtgtccgggggtgtaggaggggctaactgggtgtgggtagggggagtacactggtgagtacggcgcacgcgagttgggggagcgcgggccactgggagtgcgggcaaagccgcgggagctgtgggaggacaggtggctggcgtgacagaggcggcctgagtcccaagagacagtgtcaactgaggtgacaccctcctcggccagacgggcctccagagcggcgtagcggcgggcaagggagcggtaagcctcaaggagtaggttgtgctgagtggcctgagcctccgaaagctcaaccatgcgagtcagcactggctgagactcgctgtacggacaagggtacctggcatctgagtggccagaaggaaggcgtggaagctgccggaaggcggagcccccgagacggtggctgtagtcgtgggccaggcgacgaagcgcagtccaggagaggtcctggtacgcgatctggagagtgggcctggccacggtgaagtggtgtgggcgaaggccagttccgtgtatacctccacgagggtaaaggtacacagagagctcacagtgagggggaacacggtccacggagtaccccgtgtactcgggacacgagaagctaaggaaacgggcgaggtcacgaagctgagcgacgtggtgaccctcaccaaaaccgtgggagctgaagctggcgttcactgccatctacaattttgaaagagggagaaaagatcagtaaccattttagaaacaaactattgaaaataaggAAACCAAAAGAAGCCTTAGCTTTTtgcaagtagttttgaacttagtatccttaggaTCGTCCTAAacgtcgggtttcgccctagggccaagcctgtgctctgataccatctcttgtcacgccccgaactagtaccgaccggaactagctcgtgacgctccaaattaacctgtaattcgataccagtcccaggaaacagtgctggtatcacaggaagacagattatcacagcaacagaggtctctttaatatagagtagaggtacaaaagggaaacggaagccaggacttggaccaaacaacacaggcgcgacttgggaactaggccgaaaccctaaaactcatcgtagccggcttgctcctagaagaactcctcatcagcaggatccgcttcatcttcttcagcaactgggggagggattatttatatagagcaagggtgagtacgggagtactcagcaagccaggggaaataagtgtttaatgcaggcttcaaggagaggctggtgtttttgcaattgattttatttgaactcttttctgaaacaactaaatgagtgcttctcaaacgacacggatgagacagtgcgtctcgtccggtcggagtatgtgcaatgtatcagtctttagattttgaaacgaggttggcacccggccaacagcttttcaaacggccacccgggccaacaactttcaaacggccacccgggcctagctgattccatcagctacagatttttcaaacatcgaacccctttacacaacagcaatttcacaagcagaagttaaacaaaactacgctaggaatcacctcacatccgcccatgaccgtgggcacggctgttcgaacagtttgttaacctctgcagagggggtacactttacccacacgacattactaacccggatcacccagcccgtggggatcagccacgtcgggagacctccaagctttcatgacaaggcatttccaaagccgacacaggtttaccatatgccgccgagaggggtcccagaccaacaacaggttaggtcccagaccatactgtgccaggaagcccaggggtcctccccgacaccacctcGGCGAATCCACAtatctctcggcatcaaggctcccctgataagctagttactcagccaggggtgtcccattccacccatgtggtcgtacttgtcttatgtttggatgaaattccaaggaaacggtccttaagtgcaagagcgggaaaccgtacacccggtacgttccccggtccacggttttggaaattcatttagttcgcaagcaccgacccaggtgtcgggttttccaagtcttttgtaaaacccaagttttacccaagttgtttttcagattttaagtttgaaggcgtccgtcgatactcgcactgggtgcacgaatatcgagacgcaactagatggttgcaaggggacatggtatcacaattaacaaaggaaggatcaaatgcaacaaattaggtaggtctgccaatctgccttgcagacgggacaacagattaagtgcgatcctatcaatgcataatatttttcaagcaacataattaaatttcaaatataggctcaagatgttcaaaggtggcttgccttgctcgagatctggagcttgatcctcgaaatcctcgcactgcgggtcttcgggctccgaaactacacgcgaaacgggacaactcaacaaacggcgaaaataaagccctattaatgacctctaagcgtgccattagatagatctcgagatttgaggaattttggaagttgaacggagtcaaacggacttacggttgggaagatatagaatttctaagattattgaatttttgtctaaaggaaaaggatttaattaaatcctttttggaaaagaaaagaaaagaaaaaaaaaagagggagggaaaatagacttccctcgggcggctagggcacggcccgagagaaagggcggctcggccgagcttaacgggccggccggcccaagaaggcggcccagagcggcccaagacgcgcgcgcgcgggagggaggagagagagagccggtggaccgggctcaccacgcgcggtcccgggtgggacccgcttgtcagcggctcggctcaccgtgcggagggagcacgcggcgcggtgctagggtgggggagggacgcggtgcacgcgcgcggttcgcggtggatgcggatgcggcgggcccacgcgcagcctcacggctcacggtggaacgcgcgcacggggaggggctgaccggggtcggctcgacccggtcttggctgagctggcgccgacgtggcgcctacgtggctaccacgcgggccggcgggaggtagacgacgacgccggccggaacggacggccgacaacagcggcgagcggcggagcgaaccacggcgatacaggcaaaagcgagcacaccgggtggttgcacgagacgaggggagacgagccaacggcttggattcgccggaggtagcttgacggcggcgaatcgcggcggcggcaaccggcggcgggagaagggggaaacgacgacgaggtcacgaggggccaattcccggcggcgagagcatctacgcggctacgggaatccgatgctagcgtcggattgggcggaactacgccgagcgaggccggcgacgagcgggtgctacggagctcgggcggcgacggcggcgagcacacggcgagcgacggcaacggtcggggcggcgccggctagctacggggaggctactcgtgctaccaccgaaaactaagggggggagatggagcgaggaggaagaacggagggaggcactactgTGCGggcggggcgcagtgacgagaggccgacggcgcgggagtaatctctccggcctcgggccgaagaagaggaagaagagggcgcgcccggagtcctcttccgcgtccttgctcgtgccggctcctccgacacgcgcaacgacgaacggcgacggcgaacagagcacgggggcggcggcaatggcacgGAGGCcaatgggagaggaagggaaaggggggAGCTTGGGTTttaagggcggcaatgtcggtttggaaaccgacttagggcggtcaaggcacgggctggcgctccggctagcggccaaaacggcgacaggaggtgacgccggcgagagggaaaaaggggaaaagagggagagaaaagtgGAGCTcgccccttgcctctttggggataaggaggaggggagcgggggcgtcgcggcagagggaggagggctctgcctccgtcccttggcggcttgcgcgcggagaggcggggccgaggcgatgacgacggcgatgacggcggggcggtgtggagcggagcggcgacacgagcGACAGGCGCAgcaggcgctgacgacggcggcgaccaggcggtcggccaccacggcacgcgcgcgcgggaagcaacgggcggcgcggcggtttgagcggcgcggctcgggcacgcgcgctggctgcggggctgagcggctgcaggcgcggcagggcagcggggccagGCGACGCGGACGGTGCAgacgcgacgcgggcgacgaccacgcgggcgcgcgcgcgaacgacgcgcggggagcggcagcgagggagcggagagggaggggcgctcAGCGCGGCCCTCGCGCACGcgtgcgcggcgcgcgggcggagcgggggaagggagagagagagagagagagcgccggggaagggagggggagatgggccgagagggattcggcccatcgaccctggggaggcaaaatagacttttgcggagggatttgatttggaaggatttggattcggaatttaactcgacgatagatcggggatttgagatcttgagatggcacggacactagacaacaagcgaagaaacaaatttcgcaattagggtttttaagagataattttcccgctaggcgccacgacggaacgggcgctacactttttcaaattttttgataactttgTAAACACCATATACAAAACGAAGGGATGTCCCATCGAGGAACAAAAATCCACTTCCTGTCTTTCATTCATTATTTGAAAGtggattttttattttgtaaacTTACTTCAAAATTTATACGacctgtttcaaaataaatttggcCTTTTTTATGTTGTCTTTCAAGCTAGGCTAATAAGGTTATCAACAATAAGTAACTTATTCTTAATTGCTTTTGATGAGTTGACTTCGTTGACCCAACAGTGATGGCCGACATGACATTCTCTTCGACTCGTAATAAAACTAAATAAACGCATCTGATTACAACTATATAATCCAATCTGCTTAATAAAGGTTTCACAAAACACATGATTGAATCGAACTAACCACGATTCCACGACAAAATCTCGGCGTGACAAACCTAATACTAACCCGCTCGTGTTCTTTGCTTCTCCGATCGCCTCCGCGAGTAGGTTACGTACGTTCGCCGGCCGGCCACTCGTAACGAATCATGCCGGCGTCCGCCGCAGCCACCACGGGGTCGTCagacggcggccggccgccccactattcgtcggcgtcggcgatcGTCGGCGGGACGGTGACGGGGCACCACATCCTCCAGATCGACGGCTACTCCTACACCAAGGAGAAGCTCCCCAGCGGCAAGTTCATCCAGTCCCGCTCGTTCAAGGTCGGCGATCACCAATGGCGGCTCAGCTACTTCCCCAATGTCAAGGGCTCTGACTACGCCGACTACATCTCCGTCTACTTGTGTCTCGTCGAGGGCCAGCCGGTGAAGGCGCGAGCCACGTTCAGCTTGCTCGACCGGGCGgggcagccggcgccggcgtcggcgtcgtacTACACGCGTGACATGCCAATGGGCCGCTTCGCCGTCAGCGACATCGGCTTCGGCTACCATCAATTCATCAAGAGGGAGCTCCTCGAGAAGTCCGGGCATGTCAGGGACGACGGCTTCGCGATCCGGTGCGACGTCACCGTCGTCACGGAGCTCCGCACGGAGGACCGGACGCCGCCGTTGGTCGAGGTGCCGCCGCCCGACCTGCGCCGGCACCTCGGCGGCCTCCTCGAGTCCGGGGACGGCGCCGACGTCAcgttccacgtcgccggcgaggaggtgcgCGCGCACAGGTACATTCTCGCGGCGCGGTCGCCGGTGTTCAAGGCGGAGCTCTTCGGCCAGATGaaggagagcagcagcagcaacacagTGGTGAACGTGGACGACATGGAGGCGGAGGTGTTCAGGGCCCTCCTCGTCTTCATCTACACCAACGCGCTGCCGGAGACGAAGACGAAGGCGAATCAAGAGGACGAGCTGGTGATCGCGCAGCACCTGCTCGTCGCGGCGGACAGGTACGGCATGGAGAGGCTCAAGCTGCTCTGCGAGGAGAAGCTGGTCGAGTACATCGACCGGGGCTCGGCGGTGATGCTGATGGCGTTGGCGGAGCAGCACCATTGCCATGGGCTCAAGGAGGTGTGCTTCCGGTTCCTCGAGTCGAAGGAGACGCTGAGCGCGGTGATGGCGACTGACGGCTTCCTGCATCTGATGCAGAGCTGCCCGTCTCTTGTCAAGGAGCTGCTTTTCAGGGTTGTTGACCACTCTCTGGAGATAACACATGTTGTACGCTTGTGAGAGCAAATACAGTAGCAGactagataaaaataaaagatgagagataaGAGCAGATAAGAGCATATTTTAAgtagataaaagataagagataagagtagcgggctatacatttatagccagctgtagcaaaGACTTCaatatgcatgtgtgtatgataggtgggaccagatattaattatatagtatatgtttataggtaacactattgtatgaattagctattaaattaactatagTTGATTTGGAgccaatagttggctatactattaaacttgctctgaggTTCTTCgagaagacaaaaaaaaatactgatgCACTATGTTTCGGCCTAGATCTACATGTTATTTTAGACTAGTCATGCGCACAATTTCCGCCAATAGGAACACACATTTTCATCCCATATTTAGCAAAAAAGTCTACTTTGACTCCGTTAAATATAGGTTCAATTCACCTCAACTACAATATCGGATATTCTGATCCCTCCTAACATTCAAAACctgtgcaatttgactcctaTAGCGGTTTTTAGGGTGGTTTTTACAAACGCGGCATGCTGACTTGATCCACCTATGCTGACGTGACAACCTAGTAAAAAATTAGAAGCAGGTCTGTGTGAAAGTGGCTAgggaaaatttaaaaaatatggggCCATGTTTCAACTCCCTTCTTCCCTCTCTATATTTTCCTGAGCTCGGGTCTCTAGCCCCGATGGCCTCGCCCTGGCATCATTGCAGCTGGAGGAGGGGATGGTCTACCACGGTGATGGATGATGGGATCAACGGGCGGAATTGGACAGTGATAGCGATGGCATGTAAAAAAAGAGCGGAGGCATGTGAGTGCGGGTGGGTTCTAGAAGAGGGGGCTGAGCTCTGGTCGAagtaggaggaggaagaagggggcaGCTAGCCTTCCACGGGCAGTGGCGGTCActgttgtgagttgtgaccgCTCCCGCTGTTTCGGAAGGTATCTGTCTCCTCGTTTCTATCAATCTCGCAACCAAACCATATCGTCGGCTTATAGTCTACTATTATAGTTGCTCTTAGATTGGCTTGAGCCAACAACGACGGTAATGGTCACCAGAGACAGACCATGCATCCGATGAGAGGACGTGGTGGCACCTAGGGACGTACCCATAAACTTTTGAGAACTTTTACCAGTGGTCACAAGACCTATGTAAATTATAAAATTCTAGCTAATTTATATTATGTTGATTAATATATTT
Above is a window of Oryza sativa Japonica Group chromosome 10, ASM3414082v1 DNA encoding:
- the LOC4348663 gene encoding BTB/POZ and MATH domain-containing protein 2 codes for the protein MPASAAATTGSSDGGRPPHYSSASAIVGGTVTGHHILQIDGYSYTKEKLPSGKFIQSRSFKVGDHQWRLSYFPNVKGSDYADYISVYLCLVEGQPVKARATFSLLDRAGQPAPASASYYTRDMPMGRFAVSDIGFGYHQFIKRELLEKSGHVRDDGFAIRCDVTVVTELRTEDRTPPLVEVPPPDLRRHLGGLLESGDGADVTFHVAGEEVRAHRYILAARSPVFKAELFGQMKESSSSNTVVNVDDMEAEVFRALLVFIYTNALPETKTKANQEDELVIAQHLLVAADRYGMERLKLLCEEKLVEYIDRGSAVMLMALAEQHHCHGLKEVCFRFLESKETLSAVMATDGFLHLMQSCPSLVKELLFRVVDHSLEITHVVRL